A stretch of Dysidea avara chromosome 5, odDysAvar1.4, whole genome shotgun sequence DNA encodes these proteins:
- the LOC136256146 gene encoding uncharacterized protein has product MNSPSISNISSFSGDFVSLDTCSLNANVLSLEVNNVGLNDLCPDIPFLTTQENSSQQLCLQGQLQLVQSVLVVSTALQNDRCSSSALPFFCNASDSLCGEGDSVDLSEECAHIRDNDCAVEWRLLENFINISIPDCQSFTEDGNLTFSRAPQLTCPDQFDLFCDTFCLPVCSEFSLLSHDYEVVGKILQILFYGVGIVGGLITLITCILNRKTMFRFPQIYIVYNTINVITVLTLFILPISIGSSKFLCSDHNLLKALQSPTRFCLAQGFIVQSGFLYFFGFWLVHLGHLLFALAFPLKAKLFLENHARKCHVMEVTILLALGSLPGAIIAGTSSYQINRFPPDVCVPVDLNVFFYTFTFPIAIGATIGLSMLLTTFCILRRINAARSQDEYSCNPKDILVLLKSFWTGFSTPETKLFVLFWYYILVMIVLFAHFTELLLSANSTAEQLQNYFRCSIAGYRPECDIHRDKLEDVYRASYFLDLAALVLLSSITLSNLTYVLQYYYIKRFLWRFCFSQ; this is encoded by the exons CTCAATGCAAATGTACTCTCACTAGAGGTTAATAATGTTGGGCTCAATGACTTGTGTCCGGACATTCCATTTCTGACCACACAAGAGAATTCTAGTCAACAACTATGTCTACAAGGACAATTACAATTAGTACAGTCAGTACTCGTTGTTAGTACAGCACTACAAAATGATCGATGTAGTTCTTCTGCTCTGCCATTCTTCTGTAATGCATCAGATTCATTGTGTGGTGAAGGTGATTCTGTAGACTTGAGTGAAGAGTGTGCACATATCCGTGACAATGATTGTGCTGTTGAGTGGAGACTACTAGAAAACTTCATCAACATATCTATTCCAGACTGTCAGAGCTTTACTGAAGATGGTAACTTGACTTTCTCAAGAGCTCCTCAGCTCACTTGTCCAGACCAGTTTGATCTGTTTTGTGATACTTTTTGTCTACCAGTGTGTTCAGAGTTCTCACTGCTATCTCATGATTATGAGGTTGTTGgcaaaattttacaaattttgtTTTATGGTGTTGGCATAGTTGGAGGATTGATTACATTAATAACTTGTATTCTGAATAGGAAGACAAT GTTTAGATTTCCTCAGATTTATATTGTCTACAATACCATCAATGTTATTACAGTTT TGACATTGTTCATACTCCCAATATCAATTGGCTCCTCAAAGTTTCTCTGCTCTGACCACAATTTACTCAAGGCACTGCAGTCTCCAACAAGGTTCTGTTTAGCACAAG GATTCATCGTACAATCGGGATTTCTCTACTTCTTCGGTTTCTGGCTAGTTCATTTAGGACACTTGCTTTTTGCACTGGCATTTCCACTAAaggccaagctgtttttggagaATCATGCTAGAAAATGTCATGTGATGGAAGTGACAATTCTACTAGCATTGGGATCTCTTCCTGGTGCTATCATTGCTGGTACTTCAAGCTACCAGATCAACAGATTTCCACCAGACGTGTGTGTTCCTGTTGACCTTAATGTTTTCTTTTATACATTCACATTTCCAATAGCAATTGGAGCTACAATTGGGCTGAGTATGTTGCTTACAACGTTTTGTATTTTACGTCGA ATAAATGCAGCTAGATCACAAGATGAATACTCATGCAATCCAAAAGATATTCTTGTGTTGCTTAAAAGTTTCTGGACTGGTTTTTCAACTCCAGAGACCAAATTGTTTGTTCTGTTCTGGTACTACATTTTAGTGATGATTGTCCTTTTTGCACATTTCACTGAATTACTACTATCAGCGAACTCTACAGCTGAGCAGCTACAAAACTATTTCAGATGTTCCATTGCTGGGTACAGACCTGAATGTGACATTCACCGAGATAAATTAGAAGATGTATACCGTGCAAGCTATTTTCTAGACTTAGCTGCTCTAGTGCTATTGAGCTCCATCACTTTGAGCAATCTGACTTACGTCCTACAGTACTATTACATTAAAAGGTTTCTATGGAGATTTTGTTTTTCACAGTAA